A section of the Leptospira terpstrae serovar Hualin str. LT 11-33 = ATCC 700639 genome encodes:
- a CDS encoding tetratricopeptide repeat protein: protein MFQNLVKLIFLSLFTGSLLFSVAFLNAQTTLEDIAEAKKLQSENNCRKAIQLFQSALQKNRNSIDAKLGVADCSFRLGAFRESKKFYLEILDREPKHISAVAGLSEIYLLNSDFAAITKLIDPLLAEFPNNTSLRITEAKSLQKQGKLDSAIYKIKTLATRLEEPSDLLRMLAELYFTKQNYTDSYNAIDSYSKKEPNDPEGFAFKAKVLLYQHYFHPDQLQAVLTSVEDALQNSLNLDPKGEQARFFSVYHDIILANINSNKEIKKKAFRTIYELAREFPDNQLYHSLEANLAWELGETKFATYHYRRALQLDDLDEILRFEAEQYTISQEKEESKLRRELGDYRRDRFYSEKHSLYHKSSVFHLKRAKDLSPQTPVIRKELLEFYNQTGEAVKYTNLLLRLREEDPNSFKLQNKLEFSIKNIKDSLEFREGYIQIDPNAIQENVVRYSPEVFVFDMESSLAFPYHLQAGRLLSEALRYNLKHMQSVRVVEGDEFQYIRGLLKETSFHPFSQTLPFTIDNLHLLDGKRNNASKIRYVVHGKYKMKDGDIRLDVSVYDRNSLRDIATWSTNQRGRDSLPTIIHRIAEQIKVLLPKEGKILKVKKDEVIVSLGKDDGLQKSLKLEFQRKGKPLFQGEITELGKSISSVKPNARGWEKELATGDDVILPMDSQIEKKDK from the coding sequence TTGTTCCAGAACCTCGTTAAACTTATATTTTTATCACTATTTACCGGTAGCCTTTTATTCTCAGTTGCCTTTTTAAATGCGCAAACCACTCTAGAAGACATTGCGGAAGCAAAAAAACTACAATCAGAAAACAATTGCAGAAAAGCGATACAACTGTTTCAGTCCGCACTTCAGAAAAATCGCAACTCAATCGACGCAAAATTAGGAGTAGCGGATTGTAGCTTTCGATTGGGTGCATTTCGAGAGAGTAAAAAATTCTATTTAGAAATTTTGGACCGAGAACCCAAACATATTTCTGCCGTTGCAGGTTTATCTGAAATTTATCTTTTGAATTCGGATTTTGCGGCTATAACAAAGTTAATTGATCCATTACTTGCAGAATTTCCGAACAATACTTCACTCCGAATCACGGAAGCAAAATCTCTACAAAAACAAGGTAAACTAGATTCAGCAATCTACAAAATCAAAACATTGGCTACTCGATTAGAAGAACCATCTGATCTTTTACGAATGTTAGCTGAACTATATTTCACAAAACAAAATTATACTGATTCCTATAACGCAATTGATTCTTATTCAAAAAAAGAGCCAAATGACCCTGAAGGATTTGCTTTTAAAGCAAAAGTCCTATTATACCAACATTATTTTCATCCAGACCAACTCCAAGCAGTCCTCACTTCAGTAGAAGATGCTCTCCAAAATTCTTTAAATCTAGATCCTAAAGGCGAACAAGCTCGATTTTTTTCCGTCTACCATGATATTATTTTAGCAAATATAAATTCGAATAAAGAAATTAAGAAAAAAGCTTTTCGAACCATTTACGAACTTGCCAGAGAATTTCCTGATAACCAACTTTACCATAGTTTGGAGGCTAACTTGGCTTGGGAGTTAGGGGAAACCAAGTTTGCAACATACCATTATAGAAGAGCGTTGCAATTAGATGATTTAGACGAAATTTTGCGTTTTGAAGCAGAACAGTATACAATTAGCCAAGAGAAGGAAGAGTCCAAATTAAGAAGAGAACTTGGAGATTACCGAAGAGATCGTTTTTATTCCGAAAAACATTCATTATACCATAAAAGCTCTGTTTTTCATTTAAAAAGAGCAAAAGACTTAAGCCCGCAAACGCCCGTAATACGAAAGGAATTATTGGAATTTTATAATCAAACGGGAGAAGCAGTTAAATATACCAATTTATTGCTGCGTCTGAGGGAAGAAGACCCGAATTCTTTCAAACTTCAAAACAAACTTGAGTTTTCGATTAAAAATATAAAAGATTCATTGGAGTTTCGAGAAGGATATATCCAAATTGATCCAAATGCCATTCAAGAAAATGTAGTCCGCTATAGTCCAGAAGTTTTTGTTTTTGATATGGAATCTAGTTTAGCTTTTCCTTATCATTTACAAGCAGGAAGATTGTTATCAGAAGCCTTACGTTATAATCTTAAACATATGCAATCAGTTCGGGTTGTGGAAGGTGATGAGTTTCAATACATCCGAGGATTACTAAAGGAAACAAGTTTTCATCCATTTTCTCAAACTCTTCCTTTTACTATCGACAACTTACATCTATTAGATGGAAAAAGAAATAATGCTTCTAAAATTCGTTACGTAGTACATGGAAAATATAAGATGAAAGATGGGGATATCCGTCTTGATGTATCTGTATATGACAGAAACAGCCTACGAGATATTGCCACTTGGTCTACCAACCAAAGAGGACGGGATAGTCTACCCACTATCATCCATCGAATTGCGGAACAAATCAAAGTTCTACTCCCTAAAGAAGGAAAAATTTTGAAAGTCAAAAAAGACGAAGTGATTGTTTCTCTAGGAAAAGATGATGGATTACAAAAGAGTTTAAAATTAGAATTCCAAAGAAAAGGGAAACCTTTGTTTCAAGGTGAAATTACAGAACTAGGGAAATCTATTTCCTCAGTAAAACCAAATGCGCGAGGTTGGGAAAAAGAACTTGCCACTGGCGATGATGTTATTTTACCAATGGACTCTCAAATAGAGAAGAAAGATAAGTAA
- a CDS encoding 6-bladed beta-propeller, whose amino-acid sequence MRKLLSFFFLLVSTQIFPLDFPNFSLGEENAKEEFKRGLTYKNLREYSAAKERFQKAVNLKKDFHLARLELANNYYLLGEWEEALDELEILASKAKNDLLIINKIETLRLAIAGGVTDKEKIYFKTIEGDSIRGYRFRNPVDITFDEDGNFYVAGFDTSNIIKFNAAGTPLSNWRGGITRKLDRPVSLAYYNQKIYVADFARDEVLLFDLSGSFLSSFGGPGKGQGQFRGPSSIFIDPSGNLFVADSGNARIQKFNANGKFVLEFQGSGNSKLGNPSGITIHDGKIYVVDKENLRVVIFDGDGNTLNTIEKPEWKKPRSIRILENQIFLTDELTGIWTYSLLHGEWRQLSKFRDKKGVYRVLFRPFATNMDSTGSLYFVDFGKHRIDIFSQKNHLLSNLDLKIESIDTSGFPDIHIYTRVRNRAGKEIVGIDRLSFRIFENDNMTPLFSLANKNKLNDKLSVAMVYENSEMLKKGKLALEDGLFPFFRSLRETDKIALYRAGKDSNLILSETVSLRDILAKIRDSVPEEKYNFGKASIAALQKLSIETGPKALIYLVSGESKEDSFLQYQKSRIVAFAKAHSIPIYILTVNPNHTLEESWSDITGPTNGHYIVLDGEGEERDLYKKLKSHTDYRYILSYKTDTNPELINRYIKLAIGVEHRGVKGRDEGGYFVPEPR is encoded by the coding sequence TTGAGAAAGTTATTATCGTTTTTCTTTCTATTGGTGAGCACACAAATTTTCCCTCTGGACTTTCCCAACTTTTCCTTGGGGGAAGAGAATGCCAAGGAAGAATTCAAACGAGGACTCACCTATAAAAATTTAAGAGAATATTCGGCAGCGAAGGAACGTTTTCAAAAAGCCGTAAATTTAAAAAAAGACTTCCATTTGGCGAGGTTAGAACTTGCGAACAACTACTATTTGTTAGGTGAATGGGAAGAGGCATTAGATGAATTGGAAATTCTTGCCTCGAAAGCCAAAAATGACTTATTAATTATCAATAAAATTGAAACACTGAGGCTTGCTATTGCGGGCGGAGTGACAGATAAAGAAAAAATCTATTTCAAAACCATTGAGGGGGATTCCATTCGTGGTTACCGGTTCCGTAATCCTGTGGATATTACCTTTGATGAAGATGGCAATTTTTACGTTGCTGGTTTTGATACATCCAATATTATAAAATTCAATGCTGCAGGCACACCGCTTTCTAATTGGCGAGGTGGTATTACAAGAAAACTAGATCGTCCTGTATCTTTAGCCTATTATAATCAAAAAATCTATGTTGCAGATTTTGCCCGTGACGAAGTTTTACTTTTTGATTTATCCGGCAGCTTTTTATCCTCGTTTGGTGGTCCGGGAAAGGGACAAGGGCAATTCCGAGGACCCTCCTCGATTTTTATTGATCCCAGTGGAAATCTTTTTGTAGCTGATTCCGGAAATGCAAGGATTCAAAAATTCAATGCAAATGGAAAATTTGTATTAGAATTTCAAGGTTCGGGTAATTCCAAATTGGGCAATCCTTCTGGAATCACCATTCATGATGGCAAAATCTATGTGGTGGATAAAGAAAATCTTCGTGTGGTTATTTTTGATGGCGATGGAAATACTCTAAACACGATCGAAAAACCAGAATGGAAAAAACCAAGAAGCATTCGAATTCTGGAAAATCAAATTTTTCTCACCGATGAACTAACAGGAATTTGGACCTATTCTTTGTTACATGGCGAGTGGAGACAACTCAGTAAATTTCGAGATAAAAAGGGAGTGTATCGGGTTTTATTTCGACCCTTTGCAACGAATATGGACTCTACGGGAAGTTTGTATTTTGTTGATTTTGGAAAACATCGTATCGATATATTTTCTCAGAAAAACCACCTACTCTCTAACTTGGATTTAAAAATTGAATCGATTGATACTTCGGGTTTCCCTGACATACATATTTATACCCGCGTACGTAATCGTGCCGGTAAAGAAATTGTGGGAATCGATCGATTAAGCTTTCGCATTTTTGAAAATGATAATATGACACCTCTCTTTAGCTTAGCAAATAAAAACAAACTAAACGATAAGCTGAGTGTTGCCATGGTCTATGAAAATAGTGAAATGTTGAAAAAGGGAAAACTAGCACTGGAAGATGGTTTATTTCCATTCTTCCGTTCTCTTAGAGAAACAGATAAAATTGCATTGTATCGTGCAGGAAAAGATAGTAATTTAATTCTATCGGAAACGGTTTCTTTACGAGATATACTAGCAAAAATCAGAGATAGTGTACCAGAAGAAAAATACAATTTTGGCAAGGCAAGCATTGCCGCCTTACAAAAATTATCAATAGAAACAGGCCCAAAAGCACTTATTTATTTGGTTTCTGGAGAAAGCAAAGAAGATAGTTTTTTACAATACCAAAAATCGAGAATTGTTGCGTTTGCAAAAGCACATTCCATTCCAATCTATATTTTGACTGTGAATCCAAATCATACTTTAGAAGAATCCTGGTCCGATATCACTGGACCAACAAATGGTCATTATATTGTTCTTGATGGAGAAGGAGAAGAACGGGATTTATATAAAAAACTGAAATCTCATACAGATTATCGTTACATTCTCTCTTATAAAACTGATACCAATCCAGAACTAATCAATCGCTATATTAAATTGGCAATTGGAGTGGAACACAGAGGAGTGAAGGGTCGAGATGAAGGAGGATATTTTGTTCCAGAACCTCGTTAA
- a CDS encoding peptide chain release factor 3, translating into MSPELIEREVRRRKTFAIIAHPDAGKTTLTEKLLLYGGAIQLAGAVKAKKEGKSATSDWMAMEKERGISITSAALQFEYKNSILNLLDTPGHEDFSEDTYRTLMAADTAVMVLDAGKGVEPQTIKLFRVCRDRGIPIITFINKMDRPTKDLYALLDEIEKVLGIKAVPDVWPLGTGFDFKGVYDLRDQQLYLFDRTPGGKQKAVFRMAGPNDPSLDEQFDAEIVTAFREQIDLVENGIGKVDKNMFLLGKETPVYFGSAVNNFGIELFLNKFLELAPGPDHIPLRDGNYLDPINSPFSAFVFKVQANMNKAHRDRIAFLRICSGVFERGLNVNHNRLDKPVKLSSSFAFFGQDRNTVDTAYPGDIIGLVNPGTYKIGDVLSTGNTPPLRPLPSFAPELFATISCKDTLQLKSFKKGLDQLAEEGILHLFTSRTIGGGVPIIGAMGKLQFEVFQRRLKDEYGAETSIHILPYGISRWVKKEDRSKIPSNANLVEDLFGNMALLFDTEWDMNYFHKNNEGIELLDNPPLED; encoded by the coding sequence ATGTCTCCTGAACTTATAGAACGAGAAGTACGCCGGCGAAAGACCTTTGCCATCATTGCTCACCCTGATGCGGGAAAAACTACACTCACAGAAAAGCTCCTCCTTTACGGTGGTGCGATTCAACTTGCGGGAGCGGTAAAAGCCAAAAAGGAAGGGAAGTCGGCAACCTCTGACTGGATGGCAATGGAAAAGGAGAGAGGGATTTCGATTACATCGGCTGCCCTTCAATTCGAATACAAGAATAGTATCCTAAACCTTTTGGACACTCCCGGTCACGAAGACTTCTCTGAGGACACATATCGTACTCTTATGGCAGCAGATACTGCTGTAATGGTTCTCGATGCCGGAAAAGGGGTCGAACCCCAAACCATCAAATTATTCCGTGTTTGTCGGGATCGTGGGATTCCCATCATCACCTTTATCAATAAAATGGATAGACCCACAAAGGATCTATATGCACTTCTCGATGAAATTGAAAAAGTTCTCGGGATCAAAGCAGTACCGGACGTATGGCCGCTCGGAACTGGTTTTGATTTTAAGGGGGTGTATGACCTTCGGGACCAACAATTGTATTTGTTTGATCGAACTCCTGGCGGAAAACAAAAAGCAGTCTTTCGTATGGCAGGTCCGAATGACCCAAGTCTTGACGAACAGTTTGATGCAGAAATTGTCACTGCGTTTCGGGAACAAATTGACCTCGTAGAAAATGGAATTGGAAAAGTAGATAAAAATATGTTTTTACTGGGAAAGGAAACACCAGTTTACTTTGGTTCGGCGGTCAATAACTTCGGGATCGAACTTTTTTTAAATAAATTTTTGGAATTGGCTCCTGGACCTGACCACATTCCGCTCCGTGATGGTAATTATTTAGATCCAATCAATTCTCCTTTTAGTGCTTTTGTATTTAAAGTCCAAGCGAACATGAACAAGGCGCATAGAGACCGAATCGCCTTTCTTCGGATTTGTTCGGGTGTGTTTGAGAGGGGCTTAAACGTTAACCACAACCGCTTAGACAAACCAGTAAAACTTTCTTCCAGTTTTGCTTTTTTTGGTCAGGACAGAAACACTGTAGATACTGCTTATCCTGGAGATATCATTGGTCTAGTAAATCCAGGAACATACAAAATTGGAGACGTGTTGTCTACGGGAAATACACCTCCTTTACGTCCTCTTCCTAGTTTTGCTCCTGAACTTTTTGCTACAATTTCTTGTAAGGACACTTTACAATTAAAATCTTTTAAAAAGGGTCTCGACCAATTGGCAGAAGAAGGAATTTTGCATCTTTTTACATCAAGAACCATAGGTGGAGGTGTGCCGATTATTGGTGCTATGGGAAAACTCCAGTTTGAAGTATTCCAACGTAGGCTAAAGGATGAATATGGAGCCGAAACTTCCATTCATATTCTTCCTTATGGAATTTCTCGTTGGGTGAAAAAAGAAGATCGATCAAAAATTCCATCAAACGCTAATTTGGTGGAGGATTTATTCGGAAATATGGCGCTTCTTTTTGATACTGAATGGGATATGAATTATTTCCATAAAAACAACGAAGGAATTGAACTATTAGACAATCCTCCTTTAGAAGATTAG
- a CDS encoding PP2C family protein-serine/threonine phosphatase, protein MHNANWLRELYGNFLFVIQTKSFLKLFLSIVSFLIIPYILLVASMIHSQYKEALDWNQRFQLIRIQLLAIDLENQIREQINSDILEKKSIGTLSYSEFKKISKNCISLNVDSEALQELTLASCQLESEKTSYLLVFDGKFVTIHSAKFLEDALLDSPFSDPNEGLFILNHDGEFGISGFIEDDFFVSEFWKTDVQSSLQIRSNLPNLHETKKEEMDYFVVSFPMYGLPLHLFIVSPKDLVLVPIKDSLKRNVLILISLFIISFLFSLAIALREIESKQKLRLLLQEFPHAAILFDPKGKILLENTEIEPKLHVSELFRDQLSVKEWIGKEVSFFLKSVTESQNNQTKLRREESEFYSEDGSVYLIEITYQLWYLEQKYRFASGALVLVQNVTKKRQEFEKEMDYAKDLQKKYLPNRIIILPHLDYEVLYKPLIQVGGDYYDYIDLGNNRSIFAVGDVIGHGVKAAMMMTVLRVLFHQIIKTEFDPKKILQKMNEGVSTNFPDPYAFVPFIFLLFDFNQMTVQYGNAGHPGMLFQAPGGMVCLEKFNPMFGMIHNRDPKILEFPIEKGDRFYLFTDGLKDVENSKNEKLWEKELIQFFSSRSTIHMSLIKQELELKISSYSEGTPILDDITWIGIEVI, encoded by the coding sequence GTGCATAATGCTAACTGGCTTCGAGAATTGTATGGAAATTTTTTATTTGTAATCCAAACAAAATCATTTCTTAAGTTATTTCTTTCCATTGTTAGCTTTCTAATTATTCCCTATATCCTTTTAGTCGCTTCTATGATACATTCCCAATACAAGGAAGCATTGGATTGGAACCAAAGATTTCAGTTGATACGTATCCAGCTCCTTGCTATAGATTTAGAAAATCAAATTAGAGAACAAATTAACTCAGATATACTGGAAAAAAAATCAATTGGTACCCTTTCCTATTCTGAATTCAAAAAGATTAGTAAAAACTGCATCTCCTTAAATGTCGACTCGGAGGCCTTACAAGAACTTACGCTTGCAAGTTGCCAATTAGAGTCAGAAAAAACATCCTATCTTTTAGTTTTTGATGGTAAATTCGTCACAATTCATTCCGCAAAATTTCTAGAAGATGCTCTTTTGGACTCACCATTTAGTGATCCTAATGAAGGACTATTTATACTCAACCATGATGGGGAATTTGGCATTTCCGGATTTATTGAGGATGATTTTTTTGTCTCTGAATTTTGGAAAACGGATGTCCAATCTTCGCTGCAAATCCGTTCCAACTTACCGAATCTTCATGAAACCAAAAAAGAGGAAATGGACTATTTTGTTGTTAGTTTTCCCATGTATGGACTTCCCCTCCATCTATTCATTGTAAGTCCCAAAGACCTTGTCCTAGTCCCAATAAAGGATTCCTTAAAAAGAAATGTTCTTATCTTAATCTCTTTATTTATCATATCTTTTCTATTTTCATTAGCGATTGCTCTTAGAGAAATTGAATCAAAACAAAAACTAAGGCTCCTTTTACAAGAATTCCCCCATGCAGCGATCCTATTTGATCCAAAAGGAAAAATTTTATTAGAAAATACGGAAATTGAACCTAAACTTCACGTATCGGAACTCTTTCGTGACCAACTTTCGGTAAAGGAATGGATCGGAAAAGAAGTCAGTTTTTTCTTAAAGTCTGTAACAGAAAGCCAAAACAACCAAACTAAGCTTAGGCGAGAGGAATCGGAATTTTATTCGGAAGATGGTTCGGTATATTTAATTGAAATTACTTACCAACTTTGGTATTTAGAACAGAAATATAGATTTGCTAGTGGAGCCCTTGTCCTTGTTCAAAACGTAACTAAAAAACGTCAGGAATTTGAAAAGGAAATGGATTATGCAAAGGATTTACAAAAGAAATACCTTCCTAATCGAATCATCATTTTACCTCATTTAGACTATGAAGTTTTGTACAAACCACTCATCCAAGTCGGTGGGGACTATTATGACTACATTGATTTAGGAAACAATCGTTCCATTTTTGCTGTGGGTGATGTCATTGGTCATGGTGTGAAGGCTGCCATGATGATGACTGTCCTTCGTGTATTATTTCACCAGATTATAAAAACAGAGTTTGATCCTAAGAAAATTCTGCAAAAAATGAACGAAGGTGTCTCGACAAACTTTCCTGATCCCTATGCTTTTGTACCGTTTATATTTTTGTTATTTGATTTTAACCAAATGACTGTTCAATACGGAAATGCTGGCCATCCCGGAATGTTGTTTCAGGCTCCTGGAGGGATGGTTTGTTTGGAAAAATTCAATCCAATGTTCGGAATGATTCATAATAGAGATCCAAAGATTTTAGAATTTCCAATTGAAAAAGGAGACAGGTTTTATCTTTTTACCGATGGGTTAAAAGATGTTGAGAATTCAAAAAATGAAAAGTTATGGGAAAAGGAATTGATTCAGTTTTTTTCTTCCAGAAGCACAATCCATATGTCCCTCATCAAACAAGAATTAGAACTTAAAATTAGTTCCTATAGTGAAGGAACCCCAATCCTAGATGATATCACCTGGATTGGGATAGAAGTAATCTAA
- a CDS encoding LBF_2017 N-terminal domain-containing protein, which translates to MRSPFEYYIFLFLLFGLSLPIYSDTKTIRFTLEPEREDIIQYEFELWKGRSFDLEIPFRVLSNPGKIQLYIPNGYEYFRIRAVAKRQVRGFWTDLYEVNSFGKTKQKESAKFVAKNQTKTDVIIPIATKEGRNHFFLTESKIQVKPITKETLRTSVRYRLNGGVWKITQVPEFTFSKDGDYKLEYQVTNELGISDSMQVSEFSVDNTPPNTEFLWEPQTYQNKGQKYISANSSLKLQSIDLGSGLDTIRYRSNCEGGQKTDWFLWDPKNSWPTLLQSCSKNKDWELEISATDRLGNEEIPKKIQFTQARQGN; encoded by the coding sequence ATGAGATCTCCTTTCGAATATTACATTTTTCTTTTCCTTTTATTTGGCCTATCTTTACCTATCTATTCAGATACAAAAACCATTCGTTTTACTTTAGAACCAGAAAGAGAAGACATCATTCAATATGAATTTGAATTATGGAAAGGAAGATCTTTTGATTTAGAAATTCCTTTTCGAGTGCTCTCAAACCCTGGAAAAATCCAACTTTATATTCCCAATGGATATGAATACTTTCGGATTCGAGCCGTTGCCAAACGACAAGTCCGCGGATTCTGGACCGATTTATACGAAGTAAATTCCTTTGGAAAAACCAAACAAAAAGAAAGTGCTAAGTTTGTTGCGAAAAACCAAACAAAAACGGATGTAATTATTCCCATTGCAACAAAAGAAGGAAGAAATCATTTCTTTTTAACAGAAAGTAAAATCCAAGTAAAACCGATTACGAAGGAAACTTTGAGAACATCAGTGCGGTATCGTTTGAATGGTGGAGTCTGGAAAATTACCCAAGTTCCTGAATTTACATTTTCCAAAGATGGAGATTATAAATTGGAATACCAAGTGACCAATGAACTCGGAATCTCAGATTCGATGCAAGTTTCGGAATTCAGTGTAGACAATACTCCCCCAAACACAGAATTCCTTTGGGAACCACAAACTTATCAAAACAAAGGGCAAAAATATATCTCTGCCAATTCAAGTCTTAAACTCCAATCTATTGACTTAGGATCAGGACTGGATACCATTCGTTATCGCAGCAATTGTGAAGGTGGTCAAAAGACTGATTGGTTTCTTTGGGATCCGAAAAATTCTTGGCCTACGTTATTACAATCATGTTCAAAAAATAAAGATTGGGAATTGGAAATATCAGCCACCGATCGATTAGGAAATGAGGAAATTCCAAAAAAAATACAATTCACTCAAGCGCGTCAAGGAAACTAA
- a CDS encoding FecR domain-containing protein, translated as MKFQNFLKLNSVCPTKRWEDTSTFFLLTPHLIFQNILYVFLFFFFYLSPILSESKHQKIQPPEGDGITILVEKGQTLSIISKTYLDDPRKWKELLKSNQIDNPNLIIPGMKLWIPKSLGKKPLADIQRYTGKTEVLKISQKQTDWSGASVGEGLYAKDEVRTFKESEAQFLLLSGSRFEITENSHIIMEKGKSDTDPDELYLRRGRIRSIIQRKPSSNQRMFLLRTEAAVSEVKGTDFITEVDGSGNTTLSCYEGIVAVSAQNVTVNVGSGFATFVEKGKPPLKPFALPDPPKPKDE; from the coding sequence ATGAAGTTTCAGAATTTCCTCAAACTGAATTCGGTCTGTCCAACAAAAAGGTGGGAAGATACTTCCACCTTTTTTCTTTTAACTCCACATTTGATCTTTCAGAATATTCTATACGTATTTCTATTCTTTTTCTTTTATCTTTCTCCCATTTTATCCGAATCCAAACACCAGAAAATCCAACCACCCGAAGGGGATGGAATTACCATCCTTGTGGAAAAAGGACAAACTCTCAGTATCATCTCCAAAACTTATTTGGATGATCCTAGAAAATGGAAGGAACTCCTCAAATCGAACCAAATTGACAATCCGAATCTCATCATACCTGGTATGAAATTGTGGATTCCTAAAAGTTTAGGAAAAAAACCTTTGGCTGATATCCAAAGGTATACTGGCAAAACAGAAGTTCTAAAAATTTCTCAGAAACAAACAGACTGGTCCGGTGCTAGTGTAGGTGAAGGTCTTTATGCCAAGGATGAAGTGAGAACTTTCAAAGAATCAGAAGCTCAATTTCTTTTACTTTCCGGGTCACGATTTGAAATCACAGAAAACAGCCATATTATTATGGAAAAAGGGAAATCAGATACGGATCCAGATGAACTCTACTTACGACGAGGAAGAATTCGCTCGATCATCCAGAGAAAGCCATCATCTAACCAACGTATGTTTCTATTACGAACCGAAGCAGCTGTATCGGAAGTAAAAGGTACAGATTTCATTACAGAAGTAGACGGATCAGGGAACACAACGCTCAGTTGTTATGAAGGAATAGTAGCAGTCAGTGCCCAAAATGTTACAGTGAATGTGGGTTCCGGATTTGCTACTTTTGTTGAAAAGGGAAAACCTCCTCTGAAACCCTTTGCATTGCCAGACCCACCGAAACCGAAAGACGAATGA